GGCGGGGAGTGCGGGAGTCGGGGAGTGCGGGGGTCGGGATGGGGTCGTCGGTCAGGGGGTGGGAGGGTTCAGGGCTTCGGTCAGGTCTGGGGTGAGCAGCGCGATCTGCCACTCACGCGCGTTGAGGCCGCGCAGGGTCTCCGCGACCGTCTCCTCGGACAGCTCCTCCGGCGGGGTCCAGGCCAGCCGGCGAACCGAATCCGGGGTGATCAGGTTCTCCGGTGGCAGGTTGTGCTCACCGGCGATGCGGATGACCACCTCCCGGCTGCGAGCCAGTCGACCGGCCGCCACCGGGTCCCGTTCCGCCCAGCGGTGCGGCGGGGGCGGGCCCTCCACGGTCGGGGAGACCGGCAGCGAGTCCTCCGGCAGTTGCCGGGCGTCGTCGAGAGCGGCCAGCCAGGTGCGGGCCAACCGACGGACCGACCGACCGCCGAAGCCGGGCAGGGTCAACAGGGTCTTCTCGTCCTTCGGGTCCAACTCGGCGGCGGCGATGATCGCCGAGTCGGGCAACACCCGACCGGGCGCGGCATCCCGCCGGGAAGCGATCTGGTCCCGCGCGTACCACATCGAGCGGACGCGGGCCTGGGCCCGCGCACCCCGCAGCCGGTGAATGCCGGAGGTACGCCGCCAGGGCTCCGCACGGACCCGTGGCGGACGTGCCCCGGTGCGCACCAACGCGGCGAACTCCTCCGCGGCCCAGGCCGACTTGCCCTGCCGGGTCAGCTCGGCGTCGAGTGCGTCACGCAGGTCGGTGAGCAGCTCCACATCGAGGGCGGCGTACGTCAGCCACGACTCGGGCAGCGGTCGGCTCGACCAGTCGGCCGCCGAGTGGTGCTTCTCCAGGGTGAACCCGAGCAACTGCTCGGTCAGCGCGGCCAGCCCGACCCGCTCGAACCCGGCCAGTCGAGCTGCCAGTTCCGTGTCGAACAACCGGCGCGGACGTAGCCCCACCTCGGCCAGGCAGGGCAGATCCTGGCTGGCCGCGTGGAGCACCCACTCGGCCTCGCCGATCACCGCGTCCAGCGCGCTGAGGTCAGGCAGTGGCAGCGGGTCGATCAGCGCTGTGCCCGCACCGGCTCGGCGCAGCTGCACCAGGTACGCGCGCTGGCTGTAGCGGTAGCCGGAGGCCCGCTCGGCGTCCAGGGCGACGGGGCCGGTGCCGGCCGCGAAGCGGGCCACGACCTCGGCGAACTCGGCCGGAGCGGCCACCGGATCGGGGGTGCCGTCACGCGGGGCGATCAGCGGAACGGGCCCACCGTCGGCCGGGTCGACCCTCTCGCCCGCCGGCTGCGGCTGGGCCGACGGCGGGTGTTGGGGTGCGTTTCCCGGGGGTTCTTCGGCGGGCCGACGGCGCAGGGGTGGTTCGTCGGTCACCTGCCAACCCTAGTGCGCGCGGTGATCCGGTGGGTGCAGCCGGTCCGGCGTGTGTCGGTCAGGTGTCCGCAAGGTGTCCCTTCGGATGCCGGACATTGGGGGAGACAAAGCCCGTTCGCGCAGGTACGTTCCATCGAACCGCGACCCGTGACGCGTGACTCGTGACGGCTGCGGGGGCGACCACGGGGAGAGGCGCGGCGATCATGACGGCTGGCTTCGGTTCGGGGGACGGGCGACCGGCGGGTGCCGAGCCCGACGACTCGGGCGGCCCGGCGGCGGACCGGCCCGGGCCGCTGCCACCGCGCGTCGAGCCCTACCCGGGTGCCCAGCCGACCTGGTCGACGTCCCCGGCCGGCGGCACTGTCCCGCCCCGGCCCGTTCCGGCACCCCGCGCCGACCGGCCCGTCCCGCCCAACACCGGTCAGTGGGGCACCCCGTCAGTCGGGCCGTACGGCACGGGCGCTCCGACGGCGGCCAGCGGCTACCCACCGGCCGCACCCGGCTTCCCGGCGGCAAGTGGCTACCCGCCACCCGGCGGCGTCCAGCCCTCCGCCGCCGCTGGACACCCCGTGCAGCCCGGTTGGCCGGGTGCGACACCACCGGCCGTCCGACCCGCCCGCCGCCGCTGGCCGACCGTGCTCGCCACGTTGGCCATCGTCGCGCTGGCCGCGGTGGCCGGCCTGCAGGCGTACCAGCTCGACAGGCTCGGCCAGCGGCTCGCCGAGACCGACCGCCGTTTGGCGCAGGCCCAGGACGGCGACGGCGCCCGCCTCGACGGCCTGGACGAGCGCGCGGCGGCGTTGGAGAAGCAGGCGGGGGCCGCCTTCAATCCGGAGGCGGTGGCCAGCGCGGTGCTGCCCAGCGTGTTCCGGGTGCGGGCCGGCCAGTTCACCGGGACCGCGTTCGCGGTGGGCAAGCCGGCGGCCGACGGCGGGACCAACCTGTTCACCAACTTCCACGTGGTGGAGGCGGTCTGGGACGGCGGAGGCCGCGAAGTCTTCCTGGAACGCACCAGCCAGCGCTTCCCCGCGACCATCGTCAAGGTCGACAAGACAAACGATGTGGCACACCTGCGTACCAGCGGCAAGTTCACCGGCCTGGTCACCGCGCCCGCCGCGGCGAAGTCCGGCCAGCAGATCGTCGTCGTCGGCGCTCCGCTCGGCCTGGAGGACAGCGTCACCACCGGTGTGGTGAGCGCGTTGCGCCCCGCCCAGGGCGGGTCCGGGCCGGCGATCCAGTTCGACGCCCCGATCAACCCGGGCAACTCCGGCGGGCCGGTGATCAACGGCAGCAAGCAGGTGGTCGGCATCGCCACCGCCAAGGCCCGCAACGCCGAGGGGATCGGGCTCGCCGTACCGATCAAGGTCGCCTGCGACGGGTTCAAGATCTGCTGACCCACCCCCACCGCGCCTGCCGACGCGGGACCTGCCCACCTCCAGGAGCGAAGATGACCCAACCACCGCCCGGGCCGGAGGGTCCGCCGCCGGCCCTCCCCACACCGCCCGATGGGGACCGGACCGTGCCGCAGCAAGCCGTTCCGCAGTCGACCAGCGACGACCCGACCGTGCCGCACCCGGTCGGCCAGCCCACACCAGAGCCGTACGCCCCGGGCCAGGCCCCGCCGCAGTACGGTGCCCATCCGCCCGTGCCAGCGCAGTACGGCGGACCGCAGGGCCCGCCGGGTTATCCGGCCAGCACCCCGCCGTACGCCGGCCCGGTCTCCGCGCCGCCGGTGCCCGGTCCCGGGTACGGGCAGCCGCTGTCCGCGCCGCCGGTCTCCGGCCCCGGGTACGGGCAGCCGCTGTCCGCGCCGCCCGGGATGGCGCCGGCGTACGGCCCGGCCGGTGCGTCGTCAACCGGCCGAGGTCCTGCCCTGCTGGTGCTGGCCCTGGTGGCGGCGCTGCTCTTCGTCGTCAGCGCGGTGATGACCGGGCTGTTCGTGACGAAGAACAACGAGCTGAACCGCACCGAAAAGCGCCTCACCGGTCAGGTCAGCCAGCGCGACGACACCATCGCCGCCAACACCGCCGAGATCACGAAGCTGAAGACCGATCTGCAGGCCATGCAGGAGAAGCTCGACAACACCGAGCAGGACCTGACCGGCACCCGCAACGACCGCGACGAACAGGCCCGGCAGAAGGCGGTCATCGCGAGCTGCCTGGACAAGCTGACGACCGCGCTGGGAGCGGCGGCGGCAGGCAACAAGGGCGCGTACGACGCGGCGATGAAGGACCTCGACAAGGTCTGCGACGAGGCGGAGGACTACCTCTGAGCCATGCCGCCTCGGCTTCGGCCCCGGTCGTCATGGGCGTGGGGCGGGCTCGGGTGGGTCAGGCCGCGCCGGCGGGGCGGCGATCGGACAGGGCCGTGACCCCGGGTGGTGGCAGGCCGGCGGTGGAGGCGAGCAGTGCACACCAGCCGAGCAGGTGTGGGGTCAGCTCGTCGTCGACGGGCGTCCACGAGGCGCGGATCTCGATGTCGCCGACGGTCGGTGGGCCGGCGAGGTCGCCGAACCGGGTCGACATGGTCTGCGTCACCGTCCCGCCGATCGCCCGGTGGCCGGCGCCCTGGGTGTCCAACGCGTCGGTCAGCCACGTCCAGCCGACACCGGGCAGCAGCGGGTCGGCGGCCAGGTCGACCTCCAACTCGGCGGTCACATAGGTGACCAACCGCAGGGTGCCCTGCCACGCCTCGTGACCGATGGGGTCGTGCAGCAGGATCAGCCGGCCGGTGGCCACCTCGTCGCCGTCGCGCAGCACGGTCGCGGAGAGCGCGAACGTGAACGGAGCCAGCCGCTGGGGTGCGCCGACCTCCTCCAGAGTGATCTCCGGCCGGGGGGCCGCCGACCGCAGCCCGGCGACCGCGCGGGCGAACGTCTCCGGGAGCGCGATCGGGGGGGCCATGTCGGGCAGCCTATGCCGCCGTCGGCCCCCCTGCTTCGACGGCGCGCCGACACCCGACCGGACGGCCGTTCCGCTGCGCCGGGGCCCGGAGCGCCGGGATGCCCGGTCGAGCCAGCCGGGCCGCCGCTCGGGCGTTGACAAGGGGGTCCCTGCTCCACCACGGGCGTGGACCAGGTCTCGTTCCTTTCACCCCCGGCGGGGTGGGGGCGGTGGGCGTGGCACGATTGCGGCGATGACCACGGACACCACGGGCACTGCCGCCCGAGACGGAGAAACCCGCCCCGGCGGACCGGCCGACTCGCCCTTCATCCGGGCCTGCCGACGCCGGCCCGTCCCGCACACCCCGGTCTGGTTCATGCGCCAGGCCGGTCGCTCCCTGCCGGAATACCGGGAGATCCGGGCGAGCGTGCCGATGCTGGAGTCCTGCCGTCGCCCGGAGTTGGTCACCGAGATCACCCTCCAGCCGGTGCGCCGGCACGGGGTGGACGCGGCGATCCTGTTCAGCGACATCGTGGTGCCGGTCGCCGCGGCCGGGGTCGACCTGGACATCGTGCCGGGCACCGGCCCGGTGGTCGCCGAGCCGATCCGCACCGCCGCCGACGTCGAGCGGATCCGCCCGATCACCCGCGACGACGTCTCGTACGTGGATGAGGCCGTCCGGCAGCTGGTGGTCGAGCTGGGCGACACCCCGCTGATCGGTTTCGCCGGCGCGCCGTTCACCCTGGCCAGCTACCTGGTCGAGGGCGGGCCGTCGCGGACCCACGCGAAGACCAAGGCCCTGATGTACGGCGATGAGGCTCTGTGGCACGCGCTCTGCGGCCGGCTGGCCGAGGTGACGCTGGCCTTCCTGCGGGTGCAGATCGAGGCCGGCGTGTCCGCCGTGCAGCTCTTCGACTCGTGGGCGGGCGCGCTCTCCGAGGCCGACTACCGCCGTTTCGTGCTGCCGCACTCGACCGCCGTGCTGAGCGGGTTGGTCGGCGCCGGGGTGCCGCGGATCCACTTCGGGGTGGGCACCGCCGAGCTGCTCGGCGCGATGGGCGAGGCCGGCGCGGACGTGGTCGGCGTCGACTGGCGTACCCCGCTGGATGTGGCCACGCACCGGATCGGCCCGGACAAGGCGGTGCAGGGCAACCTGGACCCGTGTGTGCTGCTCGCGCCGTGGCCGGTCGTGGAGGCCGAGGTGCGCCGCATCCTGGAGCAGGGCAGGGCGGCCCCCGGGCACGTGTTCAACCTCGGTCACGGGGTGCTGCCGGAAACCGACCCGGAGGTGTTGACCCGGGTGGTCGCGCTGGTGCACGAGCTTTCCAGCCGCCGGGTCGACCAGGGCTGAGGCGGCAATGCGGCAGCCCTGGCGGGTGGCGGTGGTCGGCGGCGGGATCGCCGGGTTGGCCGCCGCGGTCCGGTTGCGCGACCGCGCACCGGCCGGCACCGAGATCACGGTGTACGAGCAGTCCGGCGCGCTGGGCGGCAAGCTGCGCACCGGGGAGTTGGCTGGTCAGCCGGTGGAGCTCGGCGCGGAGTCGTTCCTGATGCGCGACCCGACGGGCAGCGAGAGCGCGGCGGTGGCGTTGGCCCGGCGGCTCGGGCTGGCTGATCGGATCGTGCACCCCACGGTCGGGCAGGCCGCGCTGGTCATCGACGGAGGGCTGCGCCCCATCCCGGGCGGCACCCTGGTGGGCGTACCCGGGGATCTGGACCTGGTGCGCACGGTGGCCCGCCCGAGGACGGACGCCGACACCGACGGTGGTCGGCCGCTGGTCGGGCCCGACGCGGACGTGTCGGTGGGTGCGCTGGTCCGGTCCCGCTTCGGCGACGAGGTGGTCGAGCGGCTGGTCGACCCGATGCTGGGCGGCGTGTACGCGGGCCGCGCCGACGATCTCTCCCTGGTCACGACGATGCCGGCACTGGCCCGCACGGCCCGGGTGGAGCACACCCTGACCGGCGCGGTCCGGGCCGCGCAGGCCGCCGCGCCGCGAGCACCCGGCGCCCCGGTCTTCGGCACCCTGGTCGGTGGGCTCAGCACCCTGGTCGAGGCGGCGGTGACGGTCAGTGGCGCGACGGTACGGCGAGACGCCGCCGTCCGCGAGCTGACCCCGACCGACACGGGTTGGCGGCTCACGGTCGGCCCCACGCGTGATCCAGAGCTGGTCGACGTGGACGCCGTGGTGCTGGCGGTGCCGGCACGACCGGCGGCCCGGCTGCTCGCGGGCCCGGCCCCGGCGGCCGCGGCGAGCGTCGGGGAGCTGGACTACGCGAGCGTCGCGTTGGTCACCCTGGCGGTGCCGCAACCGCAACTGCCCGAGTTGTCGGGTTTCCTGGTGCCCAGCACCGAAGGGCTACTGATCAAGGCCGCCACCTTCTTCACCACGAAGTGGGGGCACCTGCGCCACCCGGACGGGTTGGCGTTGGTGCGCGCGTCGGTGGGCCGGTACGGCGAGGAGGCGCACCTGCAGCGCCCCGACGCGGACCTGGCGACCACCGTGCACCGAGAGCTCTCGGCGGTGCTCGGCACCCCGCTGCCCGCTCCGGTCGACGGGCACGTGCAGCGGTGGGGCGGGGCGCTGCCCCAGTACACCCCCGGGCACGCCGACCGGGTCGCCGCCGCGCGGACGGCGTTGCGGGCCGCACACAGCACCCTGGTCCTCGCCGGCGCCGGTTACGACGGCGTCGGCATCCCGGTCTGCGTCCGCTCCGGCGAGACGGCGGCCGAAGAGATCATCACAGCACTGGGAGGATCGGCGAGATGACCGAGCAGACCAACGCGGCCCGCATGCGGGAGCTGAACGACAGCATCCGCTACACGATGTGGTCGGTGTTCCGGGCCAGCGCCCCGCTGCCGTCGCTGCGGGACAACGTCACCGGTGAGGTCGAGTCCCTCTTCGAGGAACTGGCCGGCAAGGACGTGGCGCTCCGGGGCGTGTACGACGTCTCCG
The nucleotide sequence above comes from Micromonospora luteifusca. Encoded proteins:
- a CDS encoding ribonuclease D produces the protein MTDEPPLRRRPAEEPPGNAPQHPPSAQPQPAGERVDPADGGPVPLIAPRDGTPDPVAAPAEFAEVVARFAAGTGPVALDAERASGYRYSQRAYLVQLRRAGAGTALIDPLPLPDLSALDAVIGEAEWVLHAASQDLPCLAEVGLRPRRLFDTELAARLAGFERVGLAALTEQLLGFTLEKHHSAADWSSRPLPESWLTYAALDVELLTDLRDALDAELTRQGKSAWAAEEFAALVRTGARPPRVRAEPWRRTSGIHRLRGARAQARVRSMWYARDQIASRRDAAPGRVLPDSAIIAAAELDPKDEKTLLTLPGFGGRSVRRLARTWLAALDDARQLPEDSLPVSPTVEGPPPPHRWAERDPVAAGRLARSREVVIRIAGEHNLPPENLITPDSVRRLAWTPPEELSEETVAETLRGLNAREWQIALLTPDLTEALNPPTP
- a CDS encoding S1C family serine protease → MTAGFGSGDGRPAGAEPDDSGGPAADRPGPLPPRVEPYPGAQPTWSTSPAGGTVPPRPVPAPRADRPVPPNTGQWGTPSVGPYGTGAPTAASGYPPAAPGFPAASGYPPPGGVQPSAAAGHPVQPGWPGATPPAVRPARRRWPTVLATLAIVALAAVAGLQAYQLDRLGQRLAETDRRLAQAQDGDGARLDGLDERAAALEKQAGAAFNPEAVASAVLPSVFRVRAGQFTGTAFAVGKPAADGGTNLFTNFHVVEAVWDGGGREVFLERTSQRFPATIVKVDKTNDVAHLRTSGKFTGLVTAPAAAKSGQQIVVVGAPLGLEDSVTTGVVSALRPAQGGSGPAIQFDAPINPGNSGGPVINGSKQVVGIATAKARNAEGIGLAVPIKVACDGFKIC
- a CDS encoding DUF3000 domain-containing protein — translated: MAPPIALPETFARAVAGLRSAAPRPEITLEEVGAPQRLAPFTFALSATVLRDGDEVATGRLILLHDPIGHEAWQGTLRLVTYVTAELEVDLAADPLLPGVGWTWLTDALDTQGAGHRAIGGTVTQTMSTRFGDLAGPPTVGDIEIRASWTPVDDELTPHLLGWCALLASTAGLPPPGVTALSDRRPAGAA
- the hemE gene encoding uroporphyrinogen decarboxylase, whose protein sequence is MTTDTTGTAARDGETRPGGPADSPFIRACRRRPVPHTPVWFMRQAGRSLPEYREIRASVPMLESCRRPELVTEITLQPVRRHGVDAAILFSDIVVPVAAAGVDLDIVPGTGPVVAEPIRTAADVERIRPITRDDVSYVDEAVRQLVVELGDTPLIGFAGAPFTLASYLVEGGPSRTHAKTKALMYGDEALWHALCGRLAEVTLAFLRVQIEAGVSAVQLFDSWAGALSEADYRRFVLPHSTAVLSGLVGAGVPRIHFGVGTAELLGAMGEAGADVVGVDWRTPLDVATHRIGPDKAVQGNLDPCVLLAPWPVVEAEVRRILEQGRAAPGHVFNLGHGVLPETDPEVLTRVVALVHELSSRRVDQG
- the hemG gene encoding protoporphyrinogen oxidase, whose amino-acid sequence is MRQPWRVAVVGGGIAGLAAAVRLRDRAPAGTEITVYEQSGALGGKLRTGELAGQPVELGAESFLMRDPTGSESAAVALARRLGLADRIVHPTVGQAALVIDGGLRPIPGGTLVGVPGDLDLVRTVARPRTDADTDGGRPLVGPDADVSVGALVRSRFGDEVVERLVDPMLGGVYAGRADDLSLVTTMPALARTARVEHTLTGAVRAAQAAAPRAPGAPVFGTLVGGLSTLVEAAVTVSGATVRRDAAVRELTPTDTGWRLTVGPTRDPELVDVDAVVLAVPARPAARLLAGPAPAAAASVGELDYASVALVTLAVPQPQLPELSGFLVPSTEGLLIKAATFFTTKWGHLRHPDGLALVRASVGRYGEEAHLQRPDADLATTVHRELSAVLGTPLPAPVDGHVQRWGGALPQYTPGHADRVAAARTALRAAHSTLVLAGAGYDGVGIPVCVRSGETAAEEIITALGGSAR